TGTCCCTCTGCGGAGCCAGGAGAGTTTCAAGCTCCAGGAGCCCTCCGGGGTCTAGGGCCGAATTCTGATCCTGGAAACGTACAGCACCACACCCGCGTTTTGAAGGTCCCCCAAGCTGCAGGCTCAGCACAGAGGAACAGTTACGCTAGAAATATGGGCTGGAAGATTTCCCGAATGCTGTTActaccctcctcctcctcctcctcccccctcaggTCCCAGAAATATCCTGCCAGGATCACGgcagcccagcacagcaggcTACAGACTAACAGAGGCTTTTGCGCCCCAGGAGCTtggcaggggaggcagggaagcaCAGCGAGAGAGCGGTTGGAGCTGTGCCGTCCCAGCTCACTCATCTCTTCCCCAGCCCACCCTGCTGGGCAGGGAGGCCCTGGAAAGCTCCTTACCTTCCCTCTGGAAGGTGGGAAACAAAACGTTGGCGAGTGGTAGGTGGTTCCCCCAAAAACTGAACGAACGGTGGCGTTGGGTGTGACGCTGGAGATGGAAGTGCCATTGAGCTGAGGGGAAAAGCAGAGCACGCACATCACGGGAGGAACCAGCGGCTGCCCCGCGCCAGGGAAACCAAGGCGGAGGCCCCGGCTGCGCAGAGCCTTCTGCCTCCAGAGCACCACAGTGCGAGAGGCCGGTTGTCCCCAGGGAGAAGAGAGGTGCCCCTGGCCTGGGCCCTGCCCTGCTTCCACTACGCTGCCGCAGCCCCCCGAGCCCTCCCCGCGGGACCGAGACCTGCCTCGGCCAAGGCAGGGCTCTAATCTAAGGGCAGCGCTCAGCTCCCAGCACGTCTAAGCTGCTTCGCACAGACAGTTTACCTTCCTTACTTTGCCAAGCATGTGGGGGCTGTGCATCCGACGCTTGGCGGGTGTCCGAGGGGTGCTTCCGTACATCATCTCTGCCTCAATCTGGCGGCTTTTCTTCAGTTGCTGCGCAAGAGATCCACGCTTACAAAGGCGAGCAGGGGAGCGGCGCAGAGCCTCCCGCCGCTCGCCGCCAGGGGAAGGGCAGGCTCCCGCCCGCGGGCGATACCCTGCGGACAGCCTGCGGCACGGCCGAGCAGCCGCTATTTCAGCGGAGATTTACAGGAATCCAGAGCCAAGCAGGGGACAAGAACAGGGCTCAACACACACAGACGCCGATAGCAATGGACCCAGTCCCGCTGTCAGAGACAGGCGACCGCATGCAGAGCCACTTGCGGGCAGGGAGCGAGAGGACAGCGAGCccccggcagcgctggggcagctcCGCACCTGTACGGGGCACGGTCACCCACAGGCGGGTGGGCGCTCGACGCAGCAGGGGCTCCTCCGGGCCAGGAGGCGGCACACTCAGCTGGGCACTCACCCGCTcctgtttctccttctctttctccaggtGGTACAGCTGCCACTGCTCCCTCACGAACTCCATGAACTGCTGTCCCTTCACCAGGAAAggtccctcctgctcctgctcccaggcCTGGactctgctctccagctgctcctgcagctgatgAGGACATGAGGGTACATGGAGAGGCAGCTCCACGGCCAGAGACAGCCCTTGCTGGCTCCAAGTGCTGGGCTTCCCCTCAGCCAGCAACAGGACGGCCTGCCCGGGACTATGGCTTCTGCTCGCGGGATGAACCTACCTTGGAAAGCGTCTTCAGCAGCTTTGCTCGCTGCTTCTCTTCTTTCAGCAGATTCCCCCCGCGGTTGGTGTAGCGACTGGGGTCAGTTGCTTTCCTCTAGGGCCGAAGGGAGGTCAGGAGAGAACCAAACACACCACCCGGTCCCACAGCCCAACCTACGCCCCGCAGGACACAGCCCCTGGAGGAAGCCATCCCTGCTGCGCAGCCCCCCGTCACAAACCACACCAGTGCTCCAGAAACAGCACCCCGCCGACCCACCGTATTTCCTAGTGCCTCCCTGGTCTTTCCCAGCAGCGCTCGGCACGTGGGAGCGGAGGCATGTGCTGCCCAGTGACCCACCATGGGGCCGGGCAGAGCGCCTTCCTGCACGGACAATACCTCCAGCTCCAGGAACAGCTTCCAGTTCTCCTCCCATTTCTGGACAGCCACAAACAGATCTTTGTGTGTTTCATAGTGGCTCTTCATCTTCTTCACCTCAGCATCGTGGAGCTCGAGCAGGGTCTCCGTATAGTCCTCTGGAGAGGATACAACAGCACATTCAGCAACACTGAACCCCCCACGAACCCTCATGCAAACCCCTGTgtaaacccttgtgcaaaccccATCCTGTGCTACTCCTCCTCCACCCCACGTCCCACCTCAGGAGGCCCCTGCGAGCTGAGGGCAGCCCTTCTCggcagcctgcagctcccacagGGGAGTCGGCGCAGAAAGAGCCAGCACCCACCATCATAATAGGGGCTGAAGTCTTCCCTCTGCTTCTGACCATAGAAGCACTTGTCCCAGTAGTCAGCCAGCTCTTCCCGGATTGCCTGAATCACAGATTTCATGTTCTGCAGCTTCAGCTCCTCCAGATGGTCCACTTCCAACTGCAGCTGCCAACAAGATTAGAGCACAGACTCAGATAAGGCAGCATgagaagaaaaggagcagaacagGATTTATCTCTGTAAGGGGCGCTCGTAATTTCTCCTAAACGAAGCGGCCTGAAGAGACTTTTCGTGTCCCAAACACTcgcagtaccaggccttctgctcaaggaGCCGACAAAGCCAACACCTACTTGTATCTTGTGAGAAAGAGAAAGATCAGTTTTAGAGAAACAGAACAGCCCTGTTTTTCCTCCCGTGAAGGACGAGCTGTTTCTCCAAAAGAGAGGCCATGCCCAgtgttgacctttgcctcattatccatgaaatgcatattaaagttcacaCCCTGCACACGCTAATGAAGATTATTGGGATCATGCTAAACATAAGTGACCATAGCTCTTGTCTCCCCACCCAAAAGGCACAGGAGGATCCTTACAGCTTTCCTGGTTTTGGTACTGGATCCAGTCATGTGCACCGCAGAAGACTCCCTCTCCTCCACAGGAACCTGCAGCCTTTCCCAAAGCAGAGTGATTCTGGAGCGCAGCTCCGTGCACGCAGCTTCGTTCTGGGATCGCTGGGCTTCCAGCTatgggagggagggcagagggtcagcaccagcccagcccggccccgagGGGCACGAGGAGGCTCTGTGCTCTGCTGCACCCAGCAGAGCCACTCGCTCATCTTCCAGGATCTCCTGGCAAAAGCTCCCGCAAGGATGTTCTAATGCACAGCCTTGCTGGGAACCCAGCAGTCGCTCTTCACACGGCAGTGCCAGCTCCTGTCCGGGCCCACCGACAGCCTCCACAGCTCCCCAGGTTGCACCAGGCAGCGCTGCCTGGGTGTGCCAACATACCTGCTGCAGCAGGTTCTGGAGGGCAGCGATGTTGTCCTCGGACAAACAGAAGGCTTCATCATCCTTGCACACCACGTCCTGCTCAAAGCTTGTGTCCGGACTGCGGTCCAGCTCCTCCATAAGGAGGATGATTTGCTGCTTGGTGCTGACAAACTGTTCTTGCCTTTGCTCCTGGAGGCGACACGTGGCATTAGAAACCAGCGAGCACCTCGCGTGCTGCCCCCGGGGAGATCCTCACCCCCTCTCTGCCCACCTTCTCAGTGCTCAGGGAGGCCAAGTGGCGCCTGTAACGATCCAGGTCCTCCAGGCTGGGCACGGCATTGCTGTCAATGCGGAACGGGGCTGTGCAGAGGATGTCGCACAAGTCTCGATCTCGTTCTTGCAGACTTTCCAGCTCCTGCTTCCTGTCCCTTTTCTGCTTTAACAGCACTTGCACGCGGGCACGCAAATCCTTCTCCATCTGCAGAATGGTACCTTGTTCCTCCACCTGGAAGAGTCCAGAAATCAGCTCTGTTCTCGCAGGCCTAACTTACATATTTAAGGCTTCTTAAACAACGACCTGGGATGCAAGCCCTAGCTCTGAACAAGATGTTCCCCAGGAAGGTGCAAATGCAGCAGCACCAGATGAGACGCTGCAAGTCACCTGCCCCCCTCGCCAACGTCTGCCCGAGCCCCACCAGCAAGAAGCCATAAAGCCTTCTGCTCCACCGAGCCTcagaaagagtggctttgagcaGGCGTCTCGCTTGCGCCTCACCGAGACACCCGGGCAGAGGCCAGGCAGCAGAAGACTGTTGCCAGCAGGATCCCAGGAGTGAAAAGCGATACCTTACCTCAAAGGGGGCCAGCTGGAGCTCCCTGTGGAGGGTGTCAAGCTCCTTCCGACAGACAGCAATGCTGTTCAACAGATACTCCTTCAGGTTCTTCTCCTCGGAGATCATCATGTCCAGAAGACTCTGTGGCACAGGCGAGGTTAGAGGCAGCCCGCGGGGAGAGAGCGCCAGAGGGGACGCGCAGGGAGGCCGGGCGGGCCAGTGTGGCCGGGGATGGAGAATTAGTGGGGCCAAGGAGAGAAAGGGCCATGGGAAGGGGTGGGCAGCATGGGGGCCTGCAGGACTGGGCTGTGGGGGGTGAGGACAGAGGCACGGTGGTGCCCCCGGTGCTGCCACTAGCCCGGGCTGGTTGTGCCCCCAGGTGCTGCCACTAGCCCGGGCTGGCCCCGCACTCGCAGCCTGGCCCGGGAGTGCTTCTGAGCGAGCTGCAGCCGCAGGCCCAGCGGCGAGCGGGCCCGGTACCCCCCGCCCCCCTCACCTCGATGTGCTTCTTGACGGCCTCGGTgcgctccagctgctgcttctcggGGATGCCGATCTCGTCCCAGATGTCCTGCAGCACCGCCATGGCTTGGTTCAGGCACGACACGGTCTCGGCCGCCAGTATCTCACTGAGGGCATAGGGGCGCGCCGGCATCAGCGGCCGCCGGACGGGGCCGGGGGCCCGGGACGCTGCCGCCCGCTCCCGGCTCTCCGTCGCCCTCCCGTCCCGGTCCCCACTGCTCCGCGCCATCCCGGCTCCCAGCTCCCCGCCGCCCTCTCATACCCCGTCCCGGTCCCCGCCGGCCACCGCCCTGGCTTCCGCGTCCCCACCAGTCTGCCATCTgcggccccggccccccaccGCCCTCCCGCCCCGGTCCCCAGCGCGCCCCGGTCCGCACCTCTTCCTCATGGCGGCCGCTCCGCTCCGATCCGCTCCGCTCCGATCCGATCCGCCCCGGTGTGTACCGACCCGCGCCCACCGCTCGCTCCGCCGATTCAAAAGGCGCTGCCGGACGCTCTGATTGGCTGCCGCCAGCGACCGCGTCACCGCGAGCCCCGCCCACAACCGCCCGTCGGGCCGCACCCTCTCCGTTAAGCTTTTTCTGTCCCGCCCCAAGCCGGCCGCCAGCCAATGGCAGCGAGAAGCTTTCGGGCATTTTAACCAATCACAACCGAGCCGGCACCTCCGTGTTTGTACGCGTAACGGCGCTCAGTACTTGACAGCAACCACGTGACCTGGTGcgtgacaccccccccgccccgtccggGCGGCGCCGGAGCGCCACTGCGCATGCGCCAGGCGGCGAACGGGGGGGCACCCCCACTGCGCCCCATCGCCCCCGGCCCAgaccccggccccggtcccgccCCCGCGCCAGGCCGAGCCGAGCCGGATCCGTGCCACGATGGATGTTTATTGGCACGGGgtcgggggggagcggagggcggcaggcccccccccagccccgtccggGCCTCACGCCTTGGCCTCGATCATGGCCTCCATCATGCGGGCGCTGTTGGTGATGGCCGTGGTCAGGAAGATGAACTTGCAGCCTGGGGGAGAGGCGATGCCGGTGCCCTGACAGTGCTCCCGGCCCGGGGCAGGGCCGCTCCCGGGATCCCGGCACCCCCTTCCCGGGGCTCGGCCGCCTCTGGCACCGGGCACAGCCACGGCTCCACGCCGTGACTACGGGAGTCCCCGAGCCCTGCCCCTCCCCTGCGGCTCCtacctctctccttccccaggaaCCGCAGGGCCGCGATCTCGGAGAAGGTGCAGCCCCCCAGGAAGACGGCGAGGATGACGCGCTGGGACTCCCCGGCGGGGTTGTCCTCCACGGCGCTGTCTGGATGGGGCAGAGCGCTGTgggaccccccagcccccggcctgcccacccccagcccggcgCCTGGACCTACCTGAGACCGAAAACTCGTTGCCGTTGAGCAGCCGCACGACCTCCTCCAGGCCCAGCCAGCCCCGGCGCTCCAGCACctgggggacggggcgggggtcAGGCTAAGGCCCCCCGGGAGcactgcccaccccagccctgggcagagggacccCGCCGGACGCCCCGGAGGCAGGCTGGCGTGTGGGGGGACACGCAGGGAGGACCCCGGTGACAGGCGGCCTCACCTGCTCGATGATCTTGCAGCTCAGGGGGACGTAGGCCCCGCTGAACACATAAGCCATGTCCCGAGGCATTTTCAGGTCGTACTCTCCGTCCACCCGGGGGATCTGCAGAGACGAGCGAGACTCCGGGTACGGGATCAGCCTGCTCAGGGCTTCACCGACCCCCCCAAGAGGTGCAGACCGATGGGGAGGGACAGTGCTCAGAGCAagcccctgtccctgctccatcctgccctgccACCACCTGCCCAATATGCAGCCCGGGCGGGCATCAGAGGGCCAGGGACGGACACGTCACCTCTCCCCTGGACAGAGGCCACAGAGCTGCCCCCCCCCAGcgccaggcagctgcctgcagccagcgCCAGCCCTGGACTGGGGCTGCAGTGTTCACAGGGGGCAAGGTGAGCCCCAGCCCCCACCTGGCCGGGGCCCAGAGTCAGAGCAGACCAGGAAGCCCGCAGTGAGCCCCTGTCCAGGGGAAAAGCCCCTCCGCTGCCtggagcggcagcagcagctctggcccTGTGCAGAGGGCACAATGGAGGTGCAGAGCCTGGAGAGCCGGGCACGGGCATGGACCCACCAGAGCTCTTCTGGCACCGGTGGGCACTGGCCAGCAGCCCCACGAGGACATACCAACCCCAGCTTCTTGCTTATGGCTCGAAAATTGCTCTTCCTGGCCAAAGAATTAAACGCATCTGTAatctttcctggaaaaaaacaagacaagGAGAAACGTCTCAGAGCCTCTGGAATAAGAGGGACACGCAAGCTGCTGGCTCTAGAAGAGAACTGGCAGCAGTGCCTGCTGGTCTGCTGCCCCTGTTTGCAGCACCATCTCCGGGGACGTGCTCTGTGCCGGCAGTGCCCACCTTTCCCACGAGCttccagccagctctgaagcAGGAGCTCCCAAGGGGACAGGTCTCGGCCCCAGCGCTCCCCACAGCCCAGGCTCCCAGGGGAAGCGGGGTGCAGAGGGCTGGCCCTCACCTGCAGCGCGGTCTGTCACCAGCTTGCTGACTTTGCTCTCCACGGCAGTCAGGGTCTCTCCAGCCGACTGCTCGGTCAGCAGCCCGACGCGCTTGAGGTTGTGGAAGGTCAGCAAGTGCTCAGGCCCGTAGCTCTGGGGAAGGAGGCAGCCGGATCAGCGCAGAGCCAGGGTGCCACCTCCGTGGGGAGCCTGCTTAGAACAACCCCGCAGGCAAAGGGCAGAGCTCGGGGCCCATGTGGAGCCCATGGAGGCAGGGGCTGTCCTGAGGAGACAGCCTGAGTGCCCCTGGGGAGCGCTGCTGCCCGGCGCCTGTggcaagcagcaggcagggaggggcaGCCCTGTCACACACAACACTTGCTCTGCTGTGAGCCCCCAGACACTCGCCTGCAGGTACTGGGTTTTCAGGGAGCGGTAGTCTTTGGGGATGAGACCTGTAGGGAGCACCAGGGTGAGCTCTGCGCCACGGCCAGAGGGTGCCGGTGCCCCCCCCAGTGCAGCCAGACACCTCACCGTTCTCCGTGATGGACAGGAGGCACATCAGGCGCAGGCTCTCGATGGGGGACACCTGGGTGGGAGTGAGCAGtgagccccctgcagcccccgcagcGGGACGGGGCGGCCGGAGCAGCCCGTTCCCCCAGCTCGGCGAGGTCTCACCTGCCGGTCGATGTGCTCCTCTATGAAGCTGGTGCTCTCTCGGATGTCGAAGCCTTCCAGCAGAGCTATGGTGGGGGAAGAGGCGGCGTCACTTCACCCACCCCCAGGGCTCTCACCAGCTAACCAAGCTGGAGCCCGGGCTTGGCCTCCCTCCCCGAGCCCCAGGGATCTGGGCAGGCTTGTGATGCTGGGCCTCCCACCCCACCACACACCAGCCCTCTGAGGATGATGCTTGATCCTATTTAGGACCCCAAGACCCGCCCCAGTGCAAATGGTCTGGAAGGATTGTGGTCATGCAGGGCTGGGACAagtgaaaggagggtgtagcgaggggGGGCCAGTCACTTCTcgcaagtaacaggcaacaggacaagaggaaacagcctcaagttgcgccaggggaggtttagattggatactaggaaaaaattttacactgaaagggttaccaagcattgggacaggctgcccagggcagtggtggagtcaccatccctggagggatttaaaagccgagcagacgtggtgctgagggacatggggcagTGGTGGGCTTGGTGATGctggggtgatggttggactcgatgatctgaaaggtcccttctaacccaggcgattctataaGTGAGGCCATGTGTATGGGACAACTTGTAATTTCTCCTAAATAAAACAGCCTGAAGAGACTTTCAATGTAAGGCCTTGAGCAGGCCATATTCTCAAGGAACTGATAAAGCCAACACCTGCTTATCTCCTGAGAAAGGAAGCTGGCACCTGGACGCCAgttctaaagaaacaaaacagccctgtttttcctcctgtgaaGGACGAGCTGTTTATCCGAGaaagacgccatgcccagtgttgacctttgcctcattatctgtgaaatgcatacTAAAGttcacaccctgcatatgctaatgaagattatcgagatcatgctaaacataaaTGACTATAGCTCTCGTCTCCCATCTTGCACTCAGATGTGCGAATCCGAGTCGTTTACCCCCCCTCTTTTCTGAGTGGGACGCGACACCCTGGGTCGGAGCAGAGGGTTGGGGAGCAAGGGCCGGGACAGGGGTAGCAACAGATGTGGGACAGGGAACAGCACTCACAATGCTCAGCCTTGATCATCTCCTGGAAGTcctgcttggttttctttttcatgatgGACTCGCAGGCACCAATATCTGGATAGCCAAGAGAGATGGCCACTTTGGAGCATCGcttgtccccccagccccaagtGAACTaacagcccctgctgccctgcccactGCTCAGAGAATCGTCCCCTCCTGGGGACGAGCAGGGCCTTTTAACCCCGGggagcccaggcagctgctgcagcagccaagggcctctccctccctgctgtgccagccccagctcctaCGCAGGCTCAGCAGACGATGCTCCTGCTTTAGTCCCTTCAGCTCCTGGGAGACAAAGTTCTTCATCTGCTTGATGTCCATGCTGCGGCGCCGCTGCAGAGAAAAGAGCATCCAGGGAGGCGACCCAGCTACGGAGGGGCAGCACCGTGGGCGTCCCGCACACCAGGGCCATACTCACGTCGTACTGTGCCTGCAGGTTACGTGACTTCTGGCTCAAGAAGCCGAACACGCTGGAGAAGTGCTCATTCCGAATCTGGCTGAAGACCTGTGGAGAGCACCCCAGAAGTTGGTgccagggcagccacagcccccagTGCCATGGCACCCAGAGCTGACGCTTGCCAGCAGCCCGAACAGTAGGGAGACAAGGTGCTATCTCTGCCGGGGAGGCCAGTGCCCCAAAATTCCAACTAGCCAGCAAGACACAGCCCTGCACACAGGGACTCTGCCAACAACAGGCACCGAGCTGCGCCTGCAGACCACGCTTCTCTGGTCTCTCTGTCCTGACCCATCCCAACCCGTGCTCCGATGGGTGCTCCGAGGCCCAGCAGCACCCGGCCACCCCTGCTTGGGCTTACGGGAGGACATGCCCCGCTCAGCCCCTCCTGGTGCCACCGGAGCACAGGGGGACACGCTTCTCCCAAAGCACGTGAGCAGGACTCACTTTGTCCTGGGCATTCAGCAGCACCTTAATGCTCTTGTCAGAAGAAGTGACGTCTGGCCCAAAATCCACGCTCCCTGCAAAAAGGATGAAGAGATGCTTTGCCCCAGCACTAGCGACATCCCGGCACGTGTCGCCCCTGCtgcaaaaggcagcagagagaggtgatgcccacccagccgctcggtCAGACCAAGGGCTGTCCTTGTGGagagcctccagcagcacccCACACCACGACTGCCCCCGTGGGGAGCGGCTTCGGCTGCAGCACGCAGGCTCTCGGTCTGACAACAGCAGGCACAAACCCTGGGGACTCTCCCTGCGCAGGTGTGCAGCCCCGCACCGCCCTGTCGCCTCCCCTGGTGACCTACCGCACTTGATGCGGAAGGTGTCATCCACCAGCCCCTCGTACACCACCTGGGAGCACAGTGCCGTCACGTAGTCTGTGTCTGCAACGAGAGACGGTGCCGGGGCTGCTCTCCCGCTCCTCGCCCTCGCTGCCCGGCCCCGACCCCGCAGCCGGCCGCCCCACACCGCCTGCTGCTCCCCGCAGCCCGcacagcctctccctgccccgtcACCAGGAGAGCCTTCTCCGGGCAAGGTGCTGGCCCAAACTTGGCCAGCCCTTGCCCGCTGCCCGCCTCACTCCAGCCTACCTCTGTCCATCAGGAAGACGTTGCCAATCTCAGGCTTCCTGCCCTGGCTGTCGCCCTCGCTCTCTTCCTCCAGGTCCCGCCACAGCTCGTAGCTCATCTGTGACAGGCAGAGCGTGGCAGGGCCGGGGGAGCAGCCCAGGCTCCCGACAAGGCCCacagcccaccccagcccctcgcGTGCCGCTGTGATGAGCCAGCCAGGGCACGGGATAAAGCCATCCACGGGGACAACCAGCCACAGCGGGCCTGAGGCTCACTGACCAAGACTGGGCACAAACGCTTTCCCCTCCAGGGCATGGGGTGCCCCACAACACCCCAACGAGCAGCTGATGCTGCCGTGGCTGCCCCTGCCCAACCTCGGCACACGCAGCGCTGGCTGGGAGATGCAGGATGGCAGGGCCCCCTGCAACCTGCCGAGCCCCCCGCAAACCTGCTGAGCCCCAAGAGCTgcctggggagaagcagcagccacctctatAGTGACACAATGCCACGCGGTTGATGGGGTTTGAGTCCCTGCAAGCTGTACCCCTTTCGGGGATCAGAGAGGCTTCCCTGGGCACCAGCCGAGCCCGGCAGCATGGGCCATACCTTGGCACACCTGCCAATCCCATAGGCCTTGCCAAAAGGTCCGTACAGGGAGTTCAGTAACTGCAGGGCTCGAGCGATGGAGTTGATCCAGCGGTGATCTCCCTCCTGCAGGGACCACGAGATGTCAGGGAGCGAGGCTGGGCAGGCTGGCTGGGAAACGACTGCCACGCCAGGGCACTCAGCTGGAGATGGAGTGGGGATGGAGTGGGCCCTGGGCTTGGCAATTCCAGGAGGAACATGCACAGGAACGTGCTGGGGTGCCCTGAAGCTGCTTAGAGGGGAACAGAGGGGCCAGGACAGGGGGTCTGCGTGTGGAGGAGGGGAGGCATcacaccctgccagagcagccacCTCCGGCAAAAGCCACCCCAGGAGGGCGAGAGCTGAGGGGGCCGAGCAGAATGTCACACATCAGCTCTCTGAACAAAGCTTTTCTATCCCAAGCCCAACAGATGGGCAAGGGAAAGGCTGCCACCCTGCAGGGCAGCGTCCCAGCAGTATTGTCCCACTGACCAAGAAGTAGTCGCGAAAGAACTCAGGCAGCTCCATGCTGATGATGTCTTCGTCCAACGGGAGCAGGTAGAAGGACCATTCGTCACAGGTGACATCTGAGTTTGggacagggaaaggcaggagtTACCCAGCCCTCAGCAGAAACAGGGGCTCCTGGGGCAGGAATCACGGCAGCCCTGCAAACAGGGGTGCGGGGAGCAGAGAGATGGGGCCCTTCCACAGGGATTCATGGCAGGACGGTCTCTCCTCCCAGAAGAGGGGGGAGAGGTGCCGATGCTGCAGCGTGCACGCGGCTGCTCGAGGAAACCTGCGCTTCCTGCCCGCACTCCCATCCTGCCAGCATAGGGATCCCAGCACTGGATTCAACTGGGATTCTGCAGCGTCAGAGCTACCGCGAGCCAGacctcggggaggggaaggggcaggggcaggcaccACAGCCCCACTCACCACCAAAGActccctcttcctccagcacCATCTCGCAAGCATAAAactggaagagaaggagagacCCTCAGGATCCGGCCAGGCTCTGAGTGGGTGGGCAAGGAACTGGTGGTGAGggcttttaattaaacatttctgGGTTAGAAATTAAGAACTTTTGGTGTCTGTAGAAGGGGTGGAAGGCACAAAGGCCAGGCAGACACAGAGCAACGGGGTAACGGGCAGCAGAGCACAGTCAGACTGACCTTTTGGGGGCTGAAGATAATCTTGTACTTCCTGCTCCTCCCTGACATCTTGTCAGCATTGACAATGTCTGCGGACACAAAACATGCAGACCCTGCAAAGGCTGCTCAACCCCTGCACCGGCACAGCTCCTTGTGTCTGATGAGGGTCCCACATCTCATAGGACCCAAAATACCTCTGTCAGGAAGCAAAACCCCTGGGGCAGGGCCTGTCTGCCGAGGCTGTGGCCCCCCCAAAAGCCCTTCTCAAGGCCATGCAACACCGGTAGCCCCAGGCACCGACCCTCAGCCCAGGCAGCGCGGGATGCTCCCCAGACGGCAGCTGCTGAGGCATCACCCACCGACAGCGGGTGACAGACAGCTGCCCCTGGGCCGCTCCACTCACCGGCGATGTACCTCATGGTCCTGATCCGCGGCCGGACGAGGAAGCAGAACCTGCGGTCACAAAGGGGAGTAAGAGGCCCTTGtgcccagcccttccctggcccCATTCCCTCAG
The sequence above is drawn from the Rissa tridactyla isolate bRisTri1 chromosome 9, bRisTri1.patW.cur.20221130, whole genome shotgun sequence genome and encodes:
- the PRC1 gene encoding protein regulator of cytokinesis 1 isoform X2, which produces MRKSEILAAETVSCLNQAMAVLQDIWDEIGIPEKQQLERTEAVKKHIESLLDMMISEEKNLKEYLLNSIAVCRKELDTLHRELQLAPFEVEEQGTILQMEKDLRARVQVLLKQKRDRKQELESLQERDRDLCDILCTAPFRIDSNAVPSLEDLDRYRRHLASLSTEKEQRQEQFVSTKQQIILLMEELDRSPDTSFEQDVVCKDDEAFCLSEDNIAALQNLLQQLEAQRSQNEAACTELRSRITLLWERLQVPVEERESSAVHMTGSSTKTRKALQLEVDHLEELKLQNMKSVIQAIREELADYWDKCFYGQKQREDFSPYYDEDYTETLLELHDAEVKKMKSHYETHKDLFVAVQKWEENWKLFLELERKATDPSRYTNRGGNLLKEEKQRAKLLKTLSKLQEQLESRVQAWEQEQEGPFLVKGQQFMEFVREQWQLYHLEKEKEKQERQLKKSRQIEAEMMYGSTPRTPAKRRMHSPHMLGKVRKLNGTSISSVTPNATVRSVFGGTTYHSPTFCFPPSRGKFGQARTPNCMAAKPPRPRHREQNKENMSQPNGANVGGGCTPTTPGRHNRSIISVASTYSEFERKFSKASNSDSSCVLNSTTTHAFC
- the PRC1 gene encoding protein regulator of cytokinesis 1 isoform X1, whose product is MRKSEILAAETVSCLNQAMAVLQDIWDEIGIPEKQQLERTEAVKKHIESLLDMMISEEKNLKEYLLNSIAVCRKELDTLHRELQLAPFEVEEQGTILQMEKDLRARVQVLLKQKRDRKQELESLQERDRDLCDILCTAPFRIDSNAVPSLEDLDRYRRHLASLSTEKEQRQEQFVSTKQQIILLMEELDRSPDTSFEQDVVCKDDEAFCLSEDNIAALQNLLQQLEAQRSQNEAACTELRSRITLLWERLQVPVEERESSAVHMTGSSTKTRKALQLEVDHLEELKLQNMKSVIQAIREELADYWDKCFYGQKQREDFSPYYDEDYTETLLELHDAEVKKMKSHYETHKDLFVAVQKWEENWKLFLELERKATDPSRYTNRGGNLLKEEKQRAKLLKTLSKLQEQLESRVQAWEQEQEGPFLVKGQQFMEFVREQWQLYHLEKEKEKQERQLKKSRQIEAEMMYGSTPRTPAKRRMHSPHMLGKLNGTSISSVTPNATVRSVFGGTTYHSPTFCFPPSRGKFGQARTPNCMAAKPPRPRHREQNKENMSQPNGANVGGGCTPTTPGRHNRSIISVASTYSEFERKFSKASNSDSSCVLNSTTTHAFC
- the VPS33B gene encoding vacuolar protein sorting-associated protein 33B gives rise to the protein MAFAGRRDAPEPPDFGILKRLARDQLIYLLEQLPGKKDLFIEADLMSPLDRIANVSILKEHEVDKLYKVESRPALSASDQFCFLVRPRIRTMRYIADIVNADKMSGRSRKYKIIFSPQKFYACEMVLEEEGVFGDVTCDEWSFYLLPLDEDIISMELPEFFRDYFLEGDHRWINSIARALQLLNSLYGPFGKAYGIGRCAKMSYELWRDLEEESEGDSQGRKPEIGNVFLMDRDTDYVTALCSQVVYEGLVDDTFRIKCGSVDFGPDVTSSDKSIKVLLNAQDKVFSQIRNEHFSSVFGFLSQKSRNLQAQYDRRRSMDIKQMKNFVSQELKGLKQEHRLLSLHIGACESIMKKKTKQDFQEMIKAEHSLLEGFDIRESTSFIEEHIDRQVSPIESLRLMCLLSITENGLIPKDYRSLKTQYLQSYGPEHLLTFHNLKRVGLLTEQSAGETLTAVESKVSKLVTDRAAGKITDAFNSLARKSNFRAISKKLGLIPRVDGEYDLKMPRDMAYVFSGAYVPLSCKIIEQVLERRGWLGLEEVVRLLNGNEFSVSDSAVEDNPAGESQRVILAVFLGGCTFSEIAALRFLGKERGCKFIFLTTAITNSARMMEAMIEAKA